Within the Ananas comosus cultivar F153 linkage group 25, ASM154086v1, whole genome shotgun sequence genome, the region CCTGTGCGAataatttcattaattaaaCAGTTCGCAAGAAATGAtctttaaaaatacaaatgcaCTAATAAAAGCTTACAAAATAAACTTGAGATTCTACAGCAATTTCAAAATACTAGAAGTCAAGATCGATATTTTCCTTTCTAAAGAGTAGAAAGTACGTAGAGAAGTAAATTAGTACTTGCATAACAGTTTATACTAGTCCACTCACTTAGCCATTTCTCAACTACACGACCTAggttatattgaaaaaaaaaattatgtttagatGAAAAATGCTTAATTATCCTCTTAGACGTAATCAAATAAGAAGTGACTGATGTAACAGAGTGAACAGTGTTAAATAAGCACCTACCAACAATAGAAATCTAGTTTGACTATCCTTGAGGACCATGCCTATCAGCCTGCAAGAAATTCAAGTTTTGAATGCCGTGCtactggagagagagagaaaaaaaaaaagagactgtTATAAACATCAGACACACAGAAATAGAAGAAGCAATACTGTAAAAGTTGGGGAGAAAGATTGGCCAACTGCATAGGGTTAGGTGCTTAAAGGAGCTTTACCAGAATGGTAGCTAAATACACGAGAACacacaagggaaaaaaaaagaaaagaatgtgtCATTACTTCATTTCTATTAAAAAAGAACCGATAATGCATGTATGAGGTTTCAGATAATGCGATGGCTTTAACACTCGATTTGGTGTATATCACATGGTATAATACGTGAAACATATGTGCTATAAACATGATATGTAGCAAACAAATTGAGACTTAGTACCCCAATATAGAACAATAATAATGTAACAGCTTGtattcccaaaataaaaaataatctaacaGCTTCAGTACATAAAACCAGCATAAAAATTAAAGGTAGCTGCCGATATTAAAGCCAAAAAATTGGTGAATACTCAAGAGTAAATGCATGTAAAATGGTATCTCAGGACCTACCTGcacattttgaaaattattcaACTCCATAATATCTGCTACTTTGAGCAGCATGTTGTGATTGCTAGCAGTGCTATCATCAATTGCAATGCATATATCAATGTCGCTATTTGAGAACCCAAAGGTATTAGCCCATGAACCATAGAGGTGCAGCTGAGCTTCAGGCCACTCTTTGTTGAGTGATTTCGCCAGTAAGGATAAGAGATGCTCTTGATTAGCCTTATCTTCTTCTGCCGGTATTAGagtttcatatagtgaaaagaAAGAAGGGGTGAACGTCTCAATGTCACAAGGGCGTTCTCTTTGGCTTTTGCGTGCTCTTGTTTGCAAGCTTGATATTTTGTGGCCCCTAAGAGCATCTGATCTTAATTCCTGCGGACAAAATGTTAATGTAATTTTCCTAGAAAATTTAGGTAAAATTTGAGAATTGCAAAAGTTGTAGAATAAGATCATAAGCCACCTTCATTAATGGAAATATACTCTAAATGAATTAGGTTCGATGAGCCTTTACTTCCATCAGTATTATGGTCGAAAAGCAGGCAATAAAATCAACCCAACTTTACGGTTTTACGTTTCTAAATTCTTTGGTGACTAACCTGAGAGTCAGAAAATTTTTGTGCTTGATCATAAAATGATCCTCTAGTAGGCAATGGAAATTTGTTCTACACGTTATAACTTGAAAAACAGCACCGAGTATAAAGGTCTACAGTGGagattggcttttttttttttcttccgtaGATCAATGGGGCGGTATGCTAATCGACCTAAAATGAGATATTGTTCACTAGTGGAGCTAAAAATGAGACTCTGAAGAGCAAACCACCTATTGATGGCTCCAAATAAGTAGGGTTCGCACACTAGTGGAGCCAAATTGAGACTTCGAACTCCAAATAAGAAGAACTGGATGGAAAAGAACAGGAGTCATATAATACTTTCCTACGGCCACCCAAGTATTATGGAGAAATTAATTATGGCGTATCAGAAAccaacaattttatttttctctgatAGAAAACAGATTAAAATTACCTTCCGACTCCAAGTTTTGGAGCTTATTTCCATCTTTCTGCAATCAAGATCATCATTAAGCTCCAAAGAATCTATCATTTCTTCTTCTAGAGCATCATCCTCCTGATGAGCACCTTTTCTTTCTCCCGCAGCATCCGACGGCAAACTATCAACGGATTCTTCGCGATCACCCTCTGAACCAGACCCATTGTTGTTGCATTCGCAATCAAACTCATCACCATTGCATTCCAATTCACAATTACCAACTCTCTTCCCCTTCAAAGGAACCCACTCCTTCCTCACCTTCGGCTTGTTCTCGCGGGGGGCGATCGCCGCCGTCGGAGCCCACTCGTGGCGTCGCCGGGCCCGATCATCCGCACCCCATCTCTTCGCACTACGGTCGTGGTAACGCTCGATCGGAGCGCATTGCCGCCGCGGCATTCGCCTCTCCTCCCTCCGGCTCCCGCCAAAACTGCAGAGATCGCCTTCCCCGCCGCCGCTTCCCCCGGGCCTGTTCCTGATCCCGATCCCGTTCCCGTTCCCGCCCCACCCACCACTCCAACTCCTCTCTCCTCGGACGCCAGAAACTGGCGCCGCCTCTCGCTGCCGAAGCCCCGGATTCGGGATCGGAGGAGTCGGCaatggcggaggcggaggagacgGAGGAAGAAGCGCCCCGGGCTGAAACCGCCATGAGAGCGGGAGCGCGTCGGGGAAGGCCGTCCGAGGGAGGAAGACGACGCGGCGGTCGGCGGcttccgccgcctccgccggcggcggcggcgccatcAGCTTGTGAGGAGGGACGAGGAAGCTGGAGCtcgcggcggaggtggcggcgggattctccggcggcggcggagcggcggcggaggaggacgagggttGGGAATGGTAGGGTTTTGAGAGAAGCTTGAGGAGGAGGCCACTGAATGGGGGGTTATCGTCATCCCCGGTGACGTCACCGCTACCGGACATTTGTAAGCTTCGCTGTGGCggggagagagtgagagagagagagggaggggggaaAGGGGAGTAGGTACAAGGAGTGGGGaatgtttttattattattattattattattattattattatttgtataaaCTTTGTGAGAGTGTTTCTACTTTGTGCCTTCACTCGAATTACATTGTTCATGCGAGAAAGGTTGAGCAGccaattaaagaagaaaaagggcaTGGACAcagaccaaaaaaaataaaaacgaaggGGTTATATTATAaactagttaagggacccgcGCTTCGCGACGGaaaactaatataataataaattattagtaatattaaaattattttttgcgtattatgtattaatatatttaattattatttaaagaattaactaattaataaaattaaagtatttaaCATGTGGGTCCCACTAAGtaatacaaataataaaattaaataataaactaaataaagaGTTCGTGCTACTGAAAATGATTGTGATTAAAGAGTAATATAATTTGGAATAAAACATGTACTACATCCCATAGTTCTTCATATCCATAAAGCATATAATAAAGCAAGAAACATGCAGCTACATCCGATAGTTCTTCATATCCATAAAGCATATAATAAAGCATGAAGCTATATTCTATAGCTTGTTATTTAAAACAGATTGGAAgtgatattaattataaatcttCTTAGCTAGTCTCCATATGTGGAAGAGTCTTCATCGAAActgtaaatcaaataaaaaataaaatagttgatTATAATcatagatataaatattatatatgtgtcAAAAAAAGATGGATGATATTCAAACGCACATAAGCCGTTTTCTTTTGGCAGATTGGCTTTTGCTTCCATCGTCGGCAAATGGTGGAGAGCTGTGGGTAAAACCATAGACGCATAGATTTATAAAGTTAAGtagaaataatattaatagaatTAGAGGAAAgttggaatattattaataatcttGGATATGTCTTtctatatacacatatatacactaAATATTTATTGATAGTTCTAAGcacttataataatattaaacagCAAGTAACCAACTCTAGAATTTTCAGTATATAATACGAATTAAATATGACAAAAGAGTGAAAATATTACCTTAAAGAAATGGTTGTACTCGGGGATGCCTGGGCAATTAATTCTTTGGAAATGTCTCTGTGAGTAGTAGCTCCATCAACTTTTTCTTCACATTTAATTAATGAATTCTCGGTCGGAAAAGTGATTGCTTTTGTATCATAGTGATTATTAAAGATTTTGACAACTTTAAAAGAAGGAATGCTTGTTCTGAATCTTTGTATGTCAGGTATTATTTGAAAGATATGTTTATATCCAATAATTGATTTAATTGCCGGAGGAAGAGTAAATTTTTCTGAACCAATATAACACGAACACGTAAGATATTAAATACAttagaaaatgatgtaaattaaAATGTAAGTAGGTTCTGGAAAAAGTGTGAGAAAATAATGGACCAATTTGAAGGACTCCCTTCATCACTTGAGTAGGTAACAGGAACAGAAATGCACACGGGGTTGCCTACCAACAGGCCATCCAACCTTTCGGCATAGTATATGCCCTAAAGAGTCGCCACCTTCACGCAAAGAAGCTGTAAATCCGGAAACTGATAAAAAAGCAAGAATATACAACACTGAAGGGATGTAACAGTTCCTCACAAATAGAAACCATATAAATGTGAACAACCAAGTAAAAGCacgggagaagagagagggaaaaaaaaaacttacaaaagcAAGAGGGAAATGAAAAGTATACAGTGTAGTGTGAAACCAAAAAACACATGTTAGCCACCAGCTAAAGTCCGAATTACAAAAGAAGGCAAATTTTTTGGGTAAGAAGGGCGTGTGCACGCCCCACTTAATTTGACAGCACAACAAAGCCACATCACAACAAAGCCAGGTAGTGAGGAGAACCCGTTCCCACATATCAGTGCCAAGTAAATAAGCAAATGGGCTAGGCAATATAAAAAACAGGTCAGGGGGAGGGAGGAGGGGTGGGGGTACCTAGCACAGTAAGCAGGCAGCAACACAGGTGGATAATATAGATGCTTACAATTATGAAATTAGTTAGCACTATAATTTAGGCAGTACTATATGTTCTATTGTAAATAGTGTAATTCTACTTTCAAATGCAGGAAGAGGACAGTGCAGAACTTTCTGCAAAAGAGTGCTATTTATAGACTCTACCAGATAAAGCAagtagagagaagaagaggaaaggagGGTAACGTAGGAATGACATCACTAAATATTGGCATATCTTCCCCcccttttattcctttttttctctctagttAAAACCAGGGACCAAAAANttttattcctttttttttactctggTTTAAACCAGGGACCAAAAAAAGAGGCATAAGGGTCAAATAGATATAGATTTAGGGGCCACCATAATTTTGGATTTCATCGCAACCACACATCACAGAAGCAAGCCCTGGCATATCTTCCCccccttttattcttttttttctctctagttAAAACCAGGGACCAAAAAGTAAGGCATAGGTGCCAAATACAGACAACCGCACATCACAGAAGCAAGCATTGGCATCTCTCCCCCCCCcctattattctctttttttatcgCTGGTTAAAGCCAGGGACCAAAAAGAGAGAGGCATAGGGGGCAAATAGATCTAGATTTAGGGGCCACCATAGTTTTGGATTTCATCACAACCATACATCACAGAAGCAAGCCCATTAACAGTAGAGTATATCCAGAGAGAGATTAGAAATATGAAGCAGAGAGAAGGCTCACCTGTAGGTATAGGGGTAGAGTCATGAGTAGAGAGAGGGCTCACCTATACTCGATAGGTATAATGGCCGAGCCATCAGCCAGCAGAGGGGAGACCTCACCTGTAAGGCTTGTAGGTATAGGCATAGACCCATGAGAGATGGTCCAACCCGATGACAGCTAAGGAGAGATGGCGAGGGTAGCGCTGAGCCGCCAAACCCGATGACTGTAAAGGAGCGATGGCGCGGGTAACGCCGAGCCGCAAACCCGATGATAACTAAGGAGCGTTGGCGAGGGTAACGCCGAGCCGccgaggagagaagagagtgaaaTCGTTTGGGTGAGGAGAGGGACGGCGCGAGGAGTAGAGAGAGAGGCGCGAGAGAGCGacggggagagcgagagctaaagcgagagagagagaacggcggggagagagagcggtgggtagagagagaaagggagagagagataggggaGATAGAGATGgcctgagggagagagagatagaggagaGCATCGGGTAGAGAGAGGGacggttagagagagataggaggAGACAGAGATGGGTtgaggggaggagagagagagagagagagagagagaggagggagtttTACAGctgttttattaattttttacttttatttttttttccagcgTCAACTCTTGAACGCCTAGCACGTggttagagagagatagggagagATAGAGATgggttgagggagagagagagaggagagggggttctacagttgtttttttttttct harbors:
- the LOC109728956 gene encoding UTP:RNA uridylyltransferase 1-like, coding for MSGSGDVTGDDDNPPFSGLLLKLLSKPYHSQPSSSSAAAPPPPENPAATSAASSSFLVPPHKLMAPPPPAEAAEAADRRVVFLPRTAFPDALPLSWRFQPGALLPPSPPPPPLPTPPIPNPGLRQREAAPVSGVRGERSWSGGWGGNGNGIGIRNRPGGSGGGEGDLCSFGGSRREERRMPRRQCAPIERYHDRSAKRWGADDRARRRHEWAPTAAIAPRENKPKVRKEWVPLKGKRVGNCELECNGDEFDCECNNNGSGSEGDREESVDSLPSDAAGERKGAHQEDDALEEEMIDSLELNDDLDCRKMEISSKTWSRKELRSDALRGHKISSLQTRARKSQRERPCDIETFTPSFFSLYETLIPAEEDKANQEHLLSLLAKSLNKEWPEAQLHLYGSWANTFGFSNSDIDICIAIDDSTASNHNMLLKVADIMELNNFQNVQAITNARVPIVRMTDPVTGISCDICINNLLAVANTKLLKDYAQIDDRLHQLVLIVKHWAKSRAINEAYRGTLSSYTYVIMCIHFLQQRKPAILPCLQEMEATYTLTIDGVECNYFDQVQELSNFGAKNKENIAQLLWAFFHYWAYKHDYKNDVISVRTGSIISKQEKHWTTRVGNDRHLICIEDPFETSRDLGRVVDKHTVKILREEFERAADILQYDPKPSVTLFEPYVTEDVES